One window of Chryseobacterium indologenes genomic DNA carries:
- a CDS encoding Lrp/AsnC family transcriptional regulator, with amino-acid sequence MDLKDKMILSIIQEDSTLSVKEISEKIGLTFTPTYERIKQLEKQGIIQKYVGLLNREKLGLNIVVYCNVRLKEQSKKVLETFENHIGKYDEVQEIISLSGEYDYMLKIIAKDINSYNEFAVNVISNIPNIGQYHSSIVLHEVKKSTKFKIDLE; translated from the coding sequence ATGGATTTAAAAGACAAAATGATTCTCAGCATTATTCAGGAAGACTCTACATTATCGGTTAAGGAAATTTCCGAAAAGATTGGTCTTACCTTCACTCCTACGTATGAACGAATCAAACAACTGGAGAAGCAGGGGATCATTCAAAAGTATGTGGGTCTTTTGAACCGTGAAAAACTGGGTTTAAATATTGTAGTCTACTGTAATGTCCGTCTCAAAGAACAATCCAAAAAAGTATTGGAAACTTTTGAGAACCACATCGGTAAATATGATGAAGTACAGGAAATCATCAGTCTTTCCGGAGAGTATGACTATATGTTGAAGATTATTGCCAAGGACATCAATTCATATAATGAATTTGCCGTAAATGTGATCTCAAACATTCCTAATATCGGGCAGTACCACAGTTCAATTGTGCTTCACGAGGTGAAAAAGTCTACCAAGTTTAAAATTGATCTGGAATAA
- a CDS encoding aspartate carbamoyltransferase catalytic subunit, which produces MFTITELSTERINSILTEALAFANGKTAKIEGEVFCSNLFFEDSTRTKTSFDLAERKLGLQVVPFDASHSSVNKGESLYDTVKTIESIGVNLVVIRDKKDRYFEELKNISIPVINGGDGTGNHPSQCMLDLLTIYQEFGKFEGLKVGIVGDVKHSRVANSNAEALRRLGAKVYFSGPEQWFDEGALINGTYMSVDELIGEVDVLMLLRIQHERHDSAMSFTASEYHKRYGLTKEREQSMKKEAIIMHPAPINRGVEIDSDLVECRRSRIFKQMQNGVFARMAILKEALESKGYTFK; this is translated from the coding sequence ATGTTTACGATTACAGAACTAAGCACCGAGAGAATCAACAGTATACTGACAGAAGCGCTGGCTTTTGCAAACGGTAAAACTGCTAAAATTGAAGGAGAAGTTTTTTGCTCAAACCTTTTCTTCGAAGACAGTACAAGAACGAAAACAAGTTTTGATCTTGCAGAAAGAAAACTGGGACTTCAGGTAGTTCCGTTTGATGCATCACACAGTTCGGTAAACAAAGGCGAAAGTCTTTATGATACAGTAAAGACCATTGAAAGTATAGGAGTAAACCTGGTGGTAATCCGCGATAAGAAAGACAGATACTTCGAGGAATTAAAGAATATCAGCATTCCTGTAATCAACGGAGGAGACGGAACAGGAAATCACCCTTCACAATGTATGCTGGATTTACTGACCATTTATCAGGAATTCGGAAAGTTTGAAGGATTGAAAGTAGGAATTGTAGGCGATGTGAAACACAGCCGTGTTGCCAATTCAAATGCAGAGGCATTAAGAAGATTAGGCGCTAAAGTATACTTCTCAGGACCGGAACAATGGTTTGACGAAGGAGCCTTAATCAACGGAACTTACATGTCAGTAGATGAGTTGATCGGCGAAGTGGATGTTTTAATGCTATTAAGAATCCAACATGAAAGACACGATTCTGCCATGAGTTTCACCGCCTCAGAATACCATAAAAGATATGGTTTGACTAAAGAAAGAGAGCAGTCGATGAAAAAAGAAGCAATCATCATGCATCCGGCTCCCATCAACAGAGGAGTGGAAATAGATTCAGACCTTGTAGAATGCAGGAGATCAAGAATCTTTAAACAAATGCAAAACGGAGTGTTCGCAAGAATGGCCATTTTGAAAGAAGCGCTGGAAAGTAAAGGGTATACCTTTAAGTAA
- a CDS encoding carbamoyl phosphate synthase small subunit, producing MKKKLILESGEVFHGEGFGAELETAGEVVFNTGMTGYQELISDPSYCGQIVCMTYPLIGNYGINRDDYESIEPAIKGLIVKELCDLPSNFRTQITLDELFKKKNLSGISGIDTRRLTRILRNSGVVKGKIVNADADEAAVASELKSTNFPTNQVEEVSTKTPYANPNRGFKVVLVDFGAKLGIIRELSQRNCDIIVVSQDTTAEEILLMNPDGIMLSNGPGDPEDVPHALDMIRGLLGKVPIFGICLGHQLIGLACGAKTFKLKFGHRGGNHPVLDLEKNTVAITSQNHGYAVDQESLKGTDLIETHIALNDRTNEGLKHKIHPCFSVQYHPEASPGPEDANYLFDEFIQMMEDFKK from the coding sequence ATGAAGAAAAAATTAATACTGGAGTCCGGTGAAGTGTTTCATGGAGAAGGTTTCGGAGCAGAATTGGAAACTGCAGGGGAAGTAGTTTTCAATACCGGAATGACAGGGTATCAGGAATTGATTTCTGACCCGTCGTATTGCGGTCAGATTGTTTGTATGACCTATCCGCTTATCGGAAATTATGGTATTAACCGTGATGATTATGAAAGTATTGAGCCGGCAATCAAAGGACTTATCGTAAAAGAACTTTGCGATCTTCCTTCCAATTTCCGTACTCAGATTACTTTAGATGAACTATTTAAAAAGAAAAACCTTTCAGGAATTTCAGGAATTGATACAAGAAGACTGACAAGAATTCTTCGTAACTCCGGAGTTGTAAAAGGAAAAATCGTAAATGCTGATGCTGATGAAGCTGCTGTAGCTTCTGAATTGAAATCAACAAACTTCCCAACCAATCAGGTAGAAGAGGTTTCAACAAAAACACCTTATGCTAACCCGAACAGAGGTTTCAAAGTAGTATTGGTAGACTTCGGAGCAAAACTGGGAATTATCAGAGAACTGTCTCAAAGAAACTGTGATATCATAGTGGTTTCTCAGGATACTACAGCAGAAGAAATCCTGTTGATGAATCCAGATGGAATTATGCTTTCAAACGGTCCTGGTGACCCTGAAGATGTACCACATGCTTTAGATATGATCAGAGGATTATTAGGAAAAGTTCCAATCTTCGGAATCTGTTTAGGGCACCAATTGATCGGTCTTGCTTGCGGAGCAAAAACTTTCAAACTGAAATTCGGACACAGAGGAGGAAACCACCCGGTATTGGATTTAGAGAAAAATACAGTAGCCATTACTTCTCAAAACCACGGATATGCGGTAGACCAGGAAAGCTTGAAAGGAACAGACCTTATCGAAACGCACATCGCATTGAACGACAGAACCAACGAAGGATTAAAACACAAAATCCACCCTTGTTTCTCAGTTCAGTATCACCCTGAAGCGAGCCCGGGCCCTGAAGATGCAAACTACCTGTTTGATGAGTTCATTCAAATGATGGAGGACTTTAAAAAGTAA